A genomic window from Vicinamibacteria bacterium includes:
- a CDS encoding polymer-forming cytoskeletal protein, whose amino-acid sequence MANDQETILAAKATLDGKLEGIDITLKGRFHGDVKASGTVRIVEGSVVDAKVEATRVEISGKFSGEVHSKELRLLGPARASGTFRAVKLGVEEGSLIDGEFEIGESALKTASESSPLEQRR is encoded by the coding sequence GTGGCCAACGATCAAGAAACGATACTAGCAGCAAAAGCCACCCTCGACGGTAAGCTCGAGGGAATCGACATCACCCTCAAGGGCAGGTTTCACGGAGACGTGAAAGCGAGTGGAACGGTGCGGATCGTCGAGGGATCCGTCGTCGACGCCAAGGTCGAGGCTACCAGAGTAGAGATCAGCGGCAAATTCAGCGGTGAAGTTCACAGCAAGGAACTGCGGCTTCTTGGACCGGCGCGGGCTTCGGGAACGTTTCGCGCCGTGAAGCTTGGCGTCGAGGAAGGCAGTCTGATCGATGGGGAGTTCGAGATCGGCGAATCGGCGCTGAAGACTGCCTCGGAGTCGTCGCCTCTAGAGCAGCGACGCTGA
- a CDS encoding TlpA disulfide reductase family protein: MKSLFAVANVLVLVSLGCAVPEGAQESGGNGGDALRPAPDLVLDRVDGGGQLALSDHRGKVVLVDLWATWCAPCIAELPSLQKMAERFGPDDFLMLGVVLESGDADEIRAFVEEKGIHYPQVIGVDGTKESFGPFLGYPTKYLIDREGRVVKRYFGAVGDGLGSDIEGLIETGRLAKEPTS; this comes from the coding sequence ATGAAGTCTTTGTTCGCTGTAGCCAACGTTCTCGTTCTCGTCTCCTTGGGGTGTGCCGTTCCCGAGGGCGCCCAGGAGTCGGGAGGAAACGGTGGAGATGCGCTCAGGCCCGCGCCCGACCTCGTGCTGGACCGCGTCGATGGTGGTGGGCAGCTGGCCTTGTCGGACCATAGGGGCAAGGTCGTACTCGTGGACCTTTGGGCCACGTGGTGCGCCCCCTGCATCGCCGAGCTGCCGTCCCTGCAGAAGATGGCGGAGCGTTTCGGCCCTGATGACTTTCTCATGCTCGGAGTCGTCCTCGAATCCGGCGACGCCGACGAGATCCGCGCCTTCGTCGAGGAGAAGGGGATCCATTATCCACAGGTGATCGGCGTGGACGGCACCAAAGAGTCCTTCGGTCCGTTTCTCGGTTACCCGACGAAGTATCTCATCGACCGTGAGGGTCGAGTCGTGAAGCGCTACTTTGGAGCGGTGGGCGATGGTCTCGGATCCGACATCGAGGGCTTGATCGAGACGGGGCGGCTTGCGAAAGAGCCCACCAGCTGA
- a CDS encoding cytochrome c, whose translation MKFALTLSLVLAASATLNALQESSSGTWEVPDEAKAVENPVENTPEALSAGAELFKKHCVMCHGESGKGDGPATQFIKPAPPDVTTAEARDRLTDGEIFYKMTVGKQPMPPMNRKMSETERWQVVHYLRSLQAK comes from the coding sequence ATGAAGTTCGCTCTCACTCTCTCTCTGGTTCTCGCCGCTTCGGCGACGCTGAACGCGCTCCAAGAGAGCAGCAGCGGTACCTGGGAAGTTCCCGACGAAGCGAAAGCTGTCGAGAACCCCGTGGAGAATACACCGGAGGCCCTCAGCGCAGGAGCGGAGCTCTTCAAGAAACACTGCGTGATGTGCCATGGTGAGTCGGGAAAGGGAGACGGTCCCGCCACGCAATTCATCAAGCCGGCGCCGCCAGACGTGACGACGGCCGAAGCGCGTGATCGCTTGACCGACGGTGAGATCTTCTACAAGATGACCGTGGGAAAACAGCCCATGCCGCCCATGAACCGAAAGATGAGCGAAACCGAACGCTGGCAAGTCGTGCACTACCTGCGCAGCTTGCAGGCGAAGTAG
- a CDS encoding cytochrome c biogenesis protein CcdA yields MEKVALVPAFAAGFISFISPCVLPIVPGYISFISGASLQELQSHLALDQKRRRELLYRVAANSLFFVIGFSIVFVAMGASATYVGQWFATNRVTLARIAGAVIIVLGLHTMGLTPIKWLNYEKRFHAQSKRVGILGSLLIGLAFAFGWSPCIGPILAGVLVVASQQETVGQGVLLLTAYSLGLGIPFLVTGLAINRFLSLFGRIKKHMKLVEVVAGGMLVAVGILVATDSLQMLSQYFTFLPVLG; encoded by the coding sequence ATGGAGAAAGTCGCGCTCGTCCCCGCCTTCGCCGCCGGTTTCATATCGTTCATATCGCCCTGCGTTCTGCCGATCGTGCCCGGATACATTTCCTTCATTTCCGGTGCGTCACTTCAGGAGCTGCAGAGCCACCTCGCGCTGGACCAGAAACGGCGACGAGAGCTCTTGTATCGCGTGGCGGCCAACAGCCTGTTCTTCGTGATTGGATTCTCCATCGTCTTCGTCGCAATGGGGGCTTCGGCAACCTACGTTGGTCAGTGGTTTGCCACGAACCGCGTGACCCTGGCTCGAATCGCCGGTGCGGTGATCATCGTGCTCGGCCTGCACACGATGGGACTCACACCCATCAAATGGTTGAACTACGAGAAGCGGTTTCACGCCCAATCGAAACGGGTAGGAATTCTCGGCTCTCTCCTGATCGGGCTCGCCTTCGCCTTCGGCTGGTCACCCTGCATCGGTCCCATCCTCGCGGGAGTGCTGGTGGTCGCATCGCAGCAGGAAACGGTGGGGCAGGGAGTACTGCTGCTTACGGCCTACTCGCTCGGGCTGGGTATCCCGTTCTTGGTCACTGGACTCGCCATCAATCGATTCCTCAGCCTCTTCGGGAGGATCAAGAAACACATGAAGCTGGTGGAGGTAGTGGCGGGGGGGATGCTCGTCGCCGTCGGGATCCTCGTCGCCACCGACAGTCTGCAAATGCTCTCGCAATACTTTACGTTCCTTCCCGTTCTCGGTTAG
- a CDS encoding aldehyde dehydrogenase family protein, with product MKLDEDLRSIQQARELVLRARGAWERYAHFTQEQVDAIVSAAARAASEASYDLARLAVEETGFGVVEHKFIKNKFAAEDVYRFIRDMKTVGIIRELPDVKVVEIAEPVGVIAAVVPSTNPTSTAIYKVLIALKSRNTIVLSPHPAARRCIRETSEIMKRAVVSAGAPDGVVDCMTEVSLEGTRELMSHRRTSVVLATGGMGLVRAAYSSGKPAFGVGPGNVPAYIESTADVARAVRDVLTGKSYDNGTLCCSEQALICDRAIESTVRQAVVDEGGFFLDSNQIDLVSKIAVLPSRLANPEIVGKSAVFIARKAGFDVPETTRVLVAELVGVGRDYPLSIEKLAPILAFYVVGDWKEGCERAKEILRYGGMGHTLAIHSTDDKVIRQFALEKPAFRIVANSTATHGAVGFSTGLSPAMTLGCGAHGGNITSDNITPMHLINVKRLAYGIRPVDIGMALEAYGYPGERTVPEPVRREADPPRNLEQRISRFLEVRGLPVRARGESPASREVASLEGTVAAPTPPPVAALEFVSEEDVRSALSEGRKLPVGAGTVITPSARDLGNENNVFLRV from the coding sequence ATGAAGCTCGACGAGGACCTCCGCTCGATCCAGCAAGCCCGCGAGCTCGTCCTACGGGCGCGCGGGGCGTGGGAGCGTTACGCGCATTTCACTCAGGAGCAAGTCGACGCGATCGTGTCGGCCGCCGCTCGAGCTGCCTCGGAGGCCTCTTACGACCTCGCTCGTCTCGCCGTCGAGGAGACGGGCTTCGGCGTCGTCGAGCACAAGTTCATCAAGAACAAGTTCGCCGCCGAAGACGTCTACCGGTTCATCCGAGATATGAAGACCGTCGGGATCATCCGCGAGCTCCCCGACGTGAAGGTGGTCGAGATCGCCGAGCCCGTGGGCGTGATCGCCGCGGTCGTTCCCTCGACCAATCCGACCTCCACCGCCATTTACAAAGTTCTCATCGCTCTCAAGTCGAGAAACACCATCGTCCTCTCGCCGCACCCCGCAGCGAGACGGTGCATCCGAGAGACGTCCGAGATCATGAAACGCGCGGTTGTTTCCGCCGGGGCTCCGGATGGCGTCGTCGACTGCATGACCGAAGTATCGCTCGAAGGGACTCGTGAGCTCATGAGCCACCGGCGCACTTCCGTCGTGCTGGCGACGGGCGGGATGGGTCTGGTGCGTGCGGCTTACAGCTCGGGGAAGCCGGCATTCGGCGTTGGTCCGGGCAACGTGCCCGCCTACATCGAGTCCACGGCGGACGTGGCGAGAGCGGTGAGAGACGTTCTCACCGGCAAGAGCTACGACAACGGGACCCTGTGCTGCTCGGAGCAGGCGCTCATCTGCGATCGTGCCATCGAGTCTACGGTGCGGCAGGCGGTGGTCGACGAAGGGGGCTTCTTTCTCGACTCGAACCAGATCGACCTGGTGTCCAAAATCGCCGTCCTTCCATCCCGGCTGGCCAATCCCGAGATCGTGGGCAAGAGCGCGGTGTTCATCGCGCGGAAAGCCGGCTTCGACGTCCCGGAAACGACCCGCGTACTGGTAGCGGAGCTCGTCGGTGTTGGCCGCGACTATCCCCTTTCGATCGAGAAGCTCGCACCGATTCTTGCTTTCTATGTCGTCGGCGATTGGAAGGAAGGTTGTGAACGAGCGAAGGAGATACTGCGGTATGGAGGTATGGGACACACGCTGGCCATCCATTCGACGGACGACAAGGTCATAAGACAGTTTGCGCTCGAGAAGCCCGCGTTCCGGATCGTGGCGAACTCGACCGCCACTCATGGTGCGGTCGGCTTCAGCACCGGACTGAGTCCGGCCATGACTCTCGGATGCGGTGCCCACGGCGGAAACATCACTTCGGACAACATCACTCCGATGCATCTCATCAACGTGAAGCGACTCGCCTATGGGATTCGGCCGGTGGACATCGGGATGGCACTCGAGGCCTACGGCTATCCTGGAGAACGCACCGTACCCGAGCCCGTTCGCCGGGAGGCCGATCCCCCGAGGAACCTGGAGCAACGGATATCTCGATTTCTGGAAGTGCGCGGACTTCCCGTACGAGCGCGAGGCGAGTCGCCGGCGTCGCGGGAGGTTGCATCATTGGAAGGGACCGTAGCGGCGCCGACTCCCCCCCCGGTCGCCGCGCTCGAGTTCGTATCGGAGGAGGACGTACGCTCGGCGCTGAGCGAGGGCCGGAAGCTTCCCGTCGGTGCCGGGACGGTAATTACGCCGTCGGCCCGCGATCTCGGCAACGAGAACAACGTCTTCCTGCGAGTCTAG